From a region of the Tateyamaria omphalii genome:
- a CDS encoding EamA family transporter has product MAHILFGFAFTFVTAMVVIAGDYVIKLAADGNQPMWSGFVVLGVALYGVSALFWFYAMQHVSLAQAGVAYSMLTLIALAVIGAVAFGEPLYAREYAGLGCAVLAMLLMSRLA; this is encoded by the coding sequence ATGGCACATATTCTATTTGGATTTGCTTTCACCTTTGTCACTGCCATGGTCGTGATCGCCGGCGATTACGTGATAAAACTGGCGGCCGACGGCAACCAGCCCATGTGGTCGGGCTTCGTCGTGCTGGGCGTCGCGCTCTACGGCGTCTCGGCGCTGTTCTGGTTCTACGCCATGCAGCACGTGAGCCTCGCTCAGGCGGGCGTGGCTTATTCGATGCTGACGCTCATCGCGCTTGCCGTCATCGGCGCAGTTGCCTTTGGCGAGCCCCTTTACGCCCGCGAATATGCAGGGCTGGGCTGCGCCGTGTTGGCCATGCTGCTGATGAGCCGCCTCGC